A genomic window from Vagococcus sp. CY52-2 includes:
- a CDS encoding tyrosine-protein phosphatase, whose amino-acid sequence MVVDLHCHILPGIDDGAQSMEDSLFMARAAVSEGISHILCTPHYNNGHYLNKKADIIEQVAACQKILDEQGIPLTLFEGQEVRISPDLSRRIVKDDILFADLNDQYLLIEFPFSTVPDYSESVLSDLCQQGYRPIIVHPERNNIFLEQPKRLQPFIDMGCLSQVTNGSYIGQFGKKIQRVTKQMIKQNYAHMLSSDAHNVSTRGFYTKAAYDLLEKEFGKEKRNAFVQITKDIVNGEQVEVAPIVSAKKHWGFS is encoded by the coding sequence ATGGTTGTTGATTTACATTGTCACATATTACCAGGCATAGATGATGGGGCACAATCGATGGAAGATTCTTTATTCATGGCACGAGCTGCTGTGTCTGAAGGTATCTCTCATATCCTTTGTACACCACACTACAATAATGGTCATTATCTTAATAAAAAGGCTGATATCATCGAGCAGGTTGCCGCGTGTCAGAAAATACTTGATGAGCAAGGGATACCATTAACATTATTTGAAGGTCAGGAAGTGCGTATTTCACCTGATTTATCCCGTCGAATAGTGAAAGATGATATCTTATTTGCTGACTTAAATGATCAGTATTTGTTGATAGAGTTCCCGTTTTCAACTGTCCCAGATTATAGTGAATCAGTTTTATCTGATTTATGCCAGCAAGGTTATCGACCAATTATTGTGCACCCAGAGAGAAATAATATCTTTTTAGAACAACCTAAAAGATTACAACCCTTTATTGATATGGGGTGCTTGTCACAAGTGACAAATGGTAGTTATATTGGTCAGTTTGGGAAAAAAATTCAACGCGTGACAAAACAAATGATTAAACAAAATTATGCTCATATGTTGTCATCAGATGCGCATAATGTATCAACACGTGGTTTTTATACAAAAGCGGCTTATGATTTACTAGAGAAAGAATTTGGTAAAGAAAAAAGAAACGCATTTGTACAAATAACAAAAGATATTGTTAATGGAGAACAGGTAGAGGTAGCACCCATTGTATCAGCAAAAAAACATTGGGGATTTTCTTAA
- a CDS encoding nucleoside-diphosphate sugar epimerase/dehydratase, translated as MSILIGVDASIIILANIVVSFYTNFLYQTNDPVPLRVIGLQLVLYLLLGSVFKVFNRLTRYTSINAILSIFFAVSASSMSEYIILSFVPSSSIEHLQILLAYFIVLLAITSSRVAWRLIVDYLNMYHYKGVKKCDNAFIIGAGDGGELLYNTVRYKSSQLGLNFKGFIDDDVNKKNTYLSGLKVVGSIDELPMLIKEYEVKVLTVAIPSMTAPQYEHLLDVTRDLEVTINAIPSIEELAMGEVSVTKLRDIDVVDLLGRDEVTLDMDSIKNQLANKTVLVTGAGGSIGSEICRQVMAFSPKKIVLLGHGENSIYLIEKELRQHYADKNTEIVPVIADVRDAKRIFEVMSTHKPFIVYHAAAHKHVPLMEYNPVEALKNNIYGTKYVAEAALANDVTSFVMVSTDKAVKPPNVMGATKRIAEMIVTGLNGKGTTKFSAVRFGNVLGSRGSVVPLFKEQVAKGGPVTVTDFRMTRYFMTIPEASRLVIQSGTLAKGGEIFILDMGEPVKIVDLAKKVIKLSGYTENEIQIIESGIRPGEKLYEELLVDKERSKEQVHEKIFVGNVNGFTYDEVMKKLKELPEDYTELAKELVLFANQSSEE; from the coding sequence ATGTCTATACTGATTGGTGTGGACGCAAGTATCATTATTTTAGCTAATATAGTTGTTAGTTTTTATACCAATTTTTTATATCAAACAAATGATCCTGTCCCACTAAGGGTTATAGGATTACAACTTGTCTTGTACTTATTATTAGGGTCGGTGTTTAAGGTGTTTAATCGACTAACCAGATACACAAGCATTAACGCTATTCTATCCATCTTTTTCGCTGTTAGTGCTTCAAGTATGTCGGAGTACATCATTTTAAGTTTTGTTCCATCGTCTTCTATCGAGCATTTACAAATATTATTAGCTTATTTTATTGTTCTACTAGCTATCACCAGTTCAAGGGTCGCTTGGCGATTAATCGTGGATTATTTAAACATGTATCATTATAAAGGTGTAAAAAAATGTGACAATGCCTTTATTATTGGTGCGGGAGATGGTGGAGAGCTATTATACAATACTGTACGCTATAAATCCTCTCAGTTAGGATTAAACTTCAAAGGATTCATTGATGATGACGTCAATAAAAAAAATACTTACTTATCTGGATTAAAAGTGGTGGGTTCCATTGATGAGTTACCTATGCTTATAAAAGAATATGAAGTAAAAGTTTTAACCGTCGCGATTCCTTCTATGACTGCGCCACAATATGAGCATTTACTAGATGTGACACGAGATTTAGAGGTGACCATCAACGCCATTCCTTCTATTGAAGAGTTGGCCATGGGAGAAGTCTCTGTGACTAAATTACGTGACATTGATGTGGTTGATTTATTAGGAAGAGATGAAGTCACATTAGACATGGATTCTATCAAGAATCAATTAGCCAATAAAACTGTCTTAGTAACAGGTGCTGGCGGATCGATTGGTTCAGAAATTTGTCGACAAGTCATGGCTTTTTCGCCAAAAAAAATCGTGTTATTAGGTCATGGTGAAAACTCTATTTATTTGATTGAAAAAGAATTAAGACAACATTATGCCGATAAAAACACAGAAATCGTTCCAGTGATTGCTGATGTGAGAGATGCTAAACGGATTTTTGAAGTCATGAGCACGCATAAACCTTTTATTGTGTATCATGCTGCTGCACATAAGCATGTGCCTTTAATGGAGTATAATCCAGTAGAAGCGTTAAAAAATAATATTTATGGAACAAAATACGTAGCAGAAGCTGCTTTAGCCAATGATGTCACCAGTTTTGTTATGGTCTCAACAGATAAAGCAGTGAAACCACCTAATGTTATGGGGGCCACCAAACGTATCGCGGAGATGATCGTGACGGGATTAAATGGCAAAGGGACAACCAAATTTTCAGCCGTGCGATTTGGTAATGTGCTTGGAAGCAGAGGAAGCGTTGTGCCACTCTTTAAAGAACAAGTCGCAAAAGGCGGACCAGTAACTGTCACCGATTTTCGTATGACACGCTACTTCATGACCATACCAGAAGCTAGTCGCTTGGTTATCCAATCAGGAACACTGGCAAAAGGTGGCGAAATCTTTATCTTAGACATGGGCGAGCCAGTGAAGATAGTTGATTTAGCTAAAAAAGTCATCAAACTAAGTGGCTATACAGAAAACGAGATACAAATTATCGAAAGTGGGATTAGACCTGGAGAAAAACTCTACGAAGAGTTACTAGTCGATAAAGAACGCTCGAAAGAACAAGTCCACGAAAAAATATTTGTAGGAAATGTCAATGGCTTTACCTATGATGAAGTCATGAAAAAATTGAAAGAGTTACCAGAAGATTATACAGAGCTAGCAAAAGAGTTGGTACTATTTGCTAATCAATCAAGTGAGGAGTAA
- a CDS encoding DegT/DnrJ/EryC1/StrS aminotransferase family protein: MKEFERIYLSSPHMSDEGYEQEYVKEAFDTNWVAPLGKNVDGFEQELADYVGIDHAAALSSGTSAIHLALKAVGVTEGDIVFCQSLTFSATANPIIYVGATPVFIDSDRRTWNMDPQALKKAFEKYTPKAVLVVHLYGQSADLDEIKALCDEHNVALIEDAAESLGTLYKGKHTGTIGDYGIFSFNGNKIITTSGGGMLVSNNEEKIKKTRFWATQSRDQARHYQHSEIGYNYRMSNIVAGIGRGQLKVLDDRVEKKRQIFSLYKEHLGELDGVIFPNENEFEYSNHWLSPMLVTKHVTPIEIMEALEKENIESRPIWKPMHLQPVFSSYDYIGGNVSEELFNQGICLPSDTKMSVEQQMRVINIIKEVFGEKDL, translated from the coding sequence ATGAAAGAGTTTGAGAGAATTTATCTATCATCACCCCATATGAGTGATGAAGGCTATGAGCAAGAATATGTGAAAGAAGCTTTTGATACAAACTGGGTTGCCCCACTTGGGAAAAATGTTGATGGTTTTGAACAAGAATTAGCTGACTATGTAGGAATCGATCATGCAGCTGCCTTAAGTTCAGGAACATCTGCTATCCACCTAGCGTTAAAAGCTGTTGGCGTAACAGAGGGTGACATCGTTTTTTGCCAAAGTTTAACTTTTTCAGCAACTGCTAATCCGATTATTTATGTAGGAGCTACGCCTGTTTTTATAGATAGTGACAGAAGAACTTGGAACATGGATCCACAAGCACTAAAGAAAGCCTTTGAAAAATATACGCCTAAAGCAGTTTTAGTTGTTCATCTTTATGGTCAATCAGCTGATTTAGATGAAATAAAAGCATTATGTGATGAACACAATGTAGCGTTGATTGAAGATGCTGCAGAGAGTCTAGGTACTCTTTATAAGGGAAAACATACAGGAACTATAGGCGATTATGGTATCTTCTCTTTTAATGGGAATAAAATTATCACTACATCAGGTGGTGGTATGCTTGTTTCAAACAATGAAGAAAAAATAAAGAAAACACGTTTTTGGGCTACACAAAGTAGAGACCAAGCAAGACACTATCAACATTCAGAGATTGGTTATAACTATCGTATGAGTAATATAGTCGCAGGTATTGGTCGAGGGCAATTAAAAGTACTAGATGACAGAGTTGAAAAGAAAAGACAAATATTCTCATTATATAAAGAGCATTTAGGAGAGTTAGATGGTGTTATCTTTCCAAATGAAAATGAGTTTGAGTATTCAAATCATTGGTTATCACCAATGTTAGTTACAAAACATGTGACACCAATTGAGATTATGGAAGCTTTGGAAAAAGAAAATATTGAGAGCAGACCAATATGGAAACCAATGCACCTACAACCAGTTTTTTCTTCGTATGATTATATTGGTGGCAATGTATCAGAAGAATTATTCAATCAAGGAATATGTCTACCGAGTGATACAAAAATGAGTGTAGAACAACAAATGAGAGTAATCAACATTATAAAAGAAGTATTTGGAGAGAAAGATTTATGA
- a CDS encoding sugar transferase: protein MIKETFYVKYMKRFLDIILSGLALIVLSPIYLVVAILVRTKLGSPVIFIQKRPGKDNKVFNMYKFRTMTDRRDGQGNLLPDDERLTSFGKILRSTSLDELPELWNIFKGDMSIVGPRPLLIEYLDIYTDDQIKRHLVRPGLTGLAQVNGRNAISWSEKFQFDIDYIESISFSLDIKIIFLTIKKVLIKEGISSDTSVTIEKFNGEN, encoded by the coding sequence ATGATAAAGGAAACATTCTATGTTAAGTATATGAAACGATTTTTAGATATAATCCTTTCAGGGTTAGCATTGATTGTTTTATCACCGATTTACTTGGTAGTCGCTATTTTGGTTAGAACAAAACTTGGTTCACCAGTTATTTTTATACAAAAAAGACCAGGTAAAGATAATAAGGTTTTTAATATGTATAAGTTTCGAACAATGACAGATAGAAGAGATGGACAGGGAAATTTATTGCCAGATGATGAAAGGCTGACATCATTTGGAAAAATACTTCGTTCCACTAGTTTAGATGAGTTACCAGAGTTATGGAATATATTTAAAGGCGATATGTCAATAGTTGGACCAAGACCACTATTAATAGAGTACCTTGATATATATACAGATGACCAAATTAAAAGACATCTAGTAAGACCTGGATTAACTGGGTTAGCTCAAGTAAATGGAAGAAATGCTATCTCATGGAGTGAAAAATTTCAATTTGATATTGATTATATTGAGTCTATTTCTTTTTCACTAGATATTAAAATCATTTTTCTAACAATAAAAAAAGTACTTATCAAAGAGGGTATTAGTTCAGATACTTCAGTTACGATAGAAAAATTCAATGGAGAAAATTAA
- a CDS encoding acetyltransferase, whose translation MEELIIIGSGGHGKVCAEIAESMNKWKTISFLDDSFPSARKCLDFDIIGKTCDMENYTSHDFFVAIGDNSVREKFFEELTLLKCNIVSLIHPTSYISKYCSIGNGTSIHQNVVINTDSTIGKGCIINTGTIVEHENIISDFVHLSPHVSLGGRVSVGKKTWIGIGSTVINDIKLIHNVMIGASSLVRRDILKSGIYVGNPIRRV comes from the coding sequence ATGGAAGAATTAATAATAATAGGTTCAGGTGGGCATGGTAAAGTATGTGCTGAGATAGCTGAGTCGATGAATAAATGGAAAACTATTAGTTTTTTGGACGATAGTTTCCCGAGTGCTAGAAAATGTTTAGATTTTGATATTATAGGTAAAACTTGTGATATGGAGAATTATACTTCACATGATTTCTTTGTAGCGATTGGTGATAACAGCGTTAGAGAAAAGTTTTTTGAAGAATTAACCTTATTAAAATGTAATATTGTTTCATTAATTCATCCTACATCATATATTAGTAAATATTGTAGTATCGGAAACGGAACATCAATTCATCAAAATGTTGTGATTAATACAGATTCTACAATTGGAAAAGGTTGTATTATCAATACAGGAACTATAGTAGAACATGAAAATATTATATCTGATTTTGTCCACTTATCTCCCCATGTTAGCTTAGGAGGTAGGGTGAGTGTTGGTAAAAAAACTTGGATAGGTATAGGTAGTACTGTAATAAATGATATAAAACTTATACATAACGTAATGATAGGAGCAAGTTCTTTGGTTAGAAGAGATATTTTAAAATCTGGTATATACGTTGGTAATCCAATAAGAAGAGTATAG
- a CDS encoding glycosyltransferase, translated as MKILIVTTVSVTMNFFEHLIDDLIDEGIEVHLATNFNYGNIKKINKDAVMHQIDFSRSIYSRDNINAYKQFKVLIEKNNFDIIHTHTPIASAIVRLQKNNIGKTIYTAHGFHFYKGAPRKNWLIFYPIEKILSYRTENLVTINNEDYNIANKKMHMKKLHLINGPGVNVPEILKINKLSRSELGLSEDDFILIFGAELNENKNQKLLIDSMELLVKKHKNIKLLLVGTDNFEGKYQNYTTEKGLSDNIIFLGMRNDLIPIIKVCDVAVSSSYREGLGLFLIEAGCCGLPIIATKNRGSSEIVVQGENGFLTDFTAYNFASEIEKIYSDRKLYDQLSSYSILNYEKFSVSTVNSKIKEIYKSIE; from the coding sequence ATGAAAATATTAATAGTTACAACAGTTTCAGTTACTATGAATTTTTTTGAGCATTTAATAGATGATTTAATAGATGAAGGAATAGAAGTCCATTTAGCTACGAACTTTAATTATGGTAATATAAAAAAAATAAATAAAGATGCCGTCATGCATCAGATAGATTTTTCGAGGTCTATATATAGTAGAGATAATATAAATGCGTATAAACAATTTAAGGTACTTATAGAAAAAAATAATTTTGATATTATACATACTCATACACCGATAGCCTCTGCGATAGTGAGATTGCAAAAAAATAATATAGGAAAAACTATTTATACAGCTCATGGATTTCATTTTTATAAAGGAGCTCCAAGAAAGAATTGGTTGATATTTTATCCAATTGAAAAAATACTATCTTATAGAACAGAAAATTTGGTTACTATTAATAACGAAGATTATAATATTGCAAACAAAAAAATGCATATGAAAAAGTTACATTTAATTAATGGTCCGGGTGTTAATGTACCAGAAATACTGAAAATAAACAAATTAAGTAGAAGTGAGCTTGGGTTATCTGAAGATGACTTTATTCTTATCTTTGGAGCAGAATTAAATGAAAATAAAAATCAGAAGCTACTTATAGATTCTATGGAATTATTGGTAAAAAAACATAAAAATATTAAGTTACTCTTAGTAGGAACAGATAATTTTGAAGGAAAATACCAAAATTATACAACAGAAAAAGGTCTTTCAGATAATATTATTTTTTTAGGTATGAGAAATGATTTGATACCTATTATAAAAGTATGTGATGTAGCGGTAAGTTCAAGCTATAGAGAAGGACTAGGATTATTTTTAATAGAAGCTGGATGCTGTGGACTACCTATTATAGCAACTAAAAATAGAGGAAGCTCTGAAATTGTTGTTCAAGGTGAAAATGGTTTTCTTACAGATTTTACAGCTTATAATTTTGCAAGTGAAATAGAAAAAATATATAGTGACAGAAAATTATATGATCAATTATCTTCTTATTCTATATTAAATTATGAAAAATTTTCAGTATCCACAGTTAATAGTAAAATTAAAGAAATATATAAAAGTATTGAGTGA
- a CDS encoding glycosyltransferase family 2 protein: MVDGTVVSIVIPMYNCEKTIENTIQSILYQSESNCEIILVNDGSTDSTFEKALELKNKNENTIKLVSKKNGGVSSARNLGISLSKGKYICFLDSDDIYKKNFLKEMLLKAEKDDSDCVICCIEYTDINFNMEYGEDEIFVGDNIIAKNVPKLIEKKIFNSMVNKLYKKSIIDENNILVDEELQIGEDFDFNLKYVEKCQKVSVINKFLYVYQVEHSKLTNNYRENEYQVRKKNIVSLEKYYKKYDVKKDLNFQYIKIFYSELYNDLSIGASRKIIKYKAQQLLRDDKLKNIKVNSSSKVEFILSKPVELKNLNLIYLVSKISFKFKNNTMLRKKQISI, translated from the coding sequence TTGGTTGATGGAACCGTAGTAAGTATAGTTATACCAATGTATAATTGTGAAAAAACCATTGAGAATACAATACAAAGTATTTTATATCAGTCAGAAAGTAACTGCGAAATTATACTTGTTAATGATGGATCTACTGATTCGACATTTGAAAAAGCACTAGAATTAAAAAATAAAAATGAAAATACTATAAAATTAGTGTCGAAAAAAAATGGAGGGGTATCTTCAGCCAGAAATTTGGGGATTTCTTTAAGTAAAGGTAAGTATATTTGCTTTTTAGACTCCGATGATATTTATAAAAAAAATTTTTTAAAAGAGATGCTGTTGAAAGCAGAAAAAGATGATTCTGATTGTGTTATTTGTTGTATAGAGTATACTGATATAAATTTTAATATGGAATATGGAGAAGATGAGATATTTGTTGGGGATAATATAATTGCTAAAAATGTTCCTAAATTGATAGAAAAAAAAATATTCAACAGTATGGTAAATAAATTATATAAAAAATCAATTATAGACGAAAATAATATATTAGTTGATGAAGAATTACAGATAGGAGAAGATTTTGATTTTAATTTAAAGTATGTAGAGAAATGTCAGAAAGTATCAGTAATAAATAAATTCTTATATGTATATCAGGTTGAGCATAGTAAACTTACAAATAATTATAGAGAAAATGAGTATCAGGTTAGAAAAAAAAATATTGTTAGTTTAGAGAAGTATTATAAAAAATATGATGTAAAAAAAGATTTAAATTTTCAATATATAAAAATTTTTTATTCAGAATTATATAATGATTTGAGTATTGGAGCAAGTAGAAAAATAATAAAGTATAAAGCCCAACAGTTATTAAGAGATGATAAATTAAAGAATATTAAAGTAAATTCAAGTTCTAAAGTAGAGTTTATTTTATCTAAACCAGTAGAATTAAAGAATCTAAATTTAATATATTTGGTTTCTAAAATATCATTTAAATTCAAAAATAATACGATGCTAAGAAAAAAACAAATAAGCATATAG
- a CDS encoding glycosyltransferase family 2 protein, translating into MNSISYIIPHYNSVESLKRLLDSITLIDQDEIIVIDDCSSNTSLIELQKLQKNKRFRLLSTGKNGGAGKARNIGMDKASNKWLIFADSDDYFVPDYRDLLKKYTNKEEIDIVYFTPTSISESKNSSVRTTRHEYYEYLVSEYLKGSKDGLNSLKYKFVVPWSKLINRDYVSTHGFKFDEVYVSNDVMFSAKTASETHRILATKDVIYCCVESDNSLTSDISVKQTLDRLDIFIEYYKYIELQMEKNEFYNLNIVGLSYLVLAIRNSFSISDLMIIYKKLKRNNIRILTVKYLKETISRF; encoded by the coding sequence TTGAATTCGATTAGTTATATAATTCCCCATTATAATTCAGTAGAAAGTTTAAAGCGGTTATTGGATTCAATAACATTGATTGATCAAGATGAAATAATAGTTATTGATGATTGTAGTTCAAACACAAGTTTAATTGAGCTTCAAAAATTACAGAAAAATAAAAGATTTAGGCTGTTGTCTACGGGAAAAAATGGAGGGGCTGGAAAAGCAAGAAACATAGGGATGGACAAGGCATCTAATAAATGGCTAATTTTTGCAGATTCAGATGATTATTTTGTACCTGATTATAGAGACTTATTAAAAAAATATACAAATAAAGAAGAAATCGATATAGTGTACTTTACTCCAACAAGTATAAGTGAGTCTAAAAATAGTAGTGTTCGAACAACTCGCCATGAGTATTATGAATACTTAGTATCTGAATACCTGAAAGGAAGTAAAGATGGACTAAATTCATTAAAATATAAATTTGTTGTACCGTGGTCTAAACTAATTAATAGAGATTATGTTAGTACTCATGGCTTCAAATTTGACGAGGTTTATGTTTCTAATGATGTAATGTTCTCAGCTAAAACAGCTAGTGAAACACATAGAATATTAGCTACAAAAGATGTAATATATTGTTGTGTGGAATCAGATAATTCATTAACTTCTGATATTAGTGTTAAACAGACATTAGATAGACTCGATATTTTTATAGAATATTATAAATATATAGAACTACAGATGGAAAAAAACGAGTTTTATAATTTAAATATAGTAGGTTTGAGTTATTTAGTGTTGGCTATCAGAAACTCTTTTTCTATTAGTGATTTGATGATAATCTATAAAAAGTTGAAAAGAAATAATATAAGAATTTTGACTGTGAAATATTTAAAGGAAACAATTTCTAGATTTTAG
- a CDS encoding EpsG family protein, whose translation MIIYTSLIIINLISILIFKSLEARKGKDFSSYYLLVFFVTTFVISGLRAQSVGTDTYNYQSIFQTIGLMGTEYYDFSKFPGYTLYNLFIYRVNNNPQIITIFNSLVISLGMSICFKRLSTNPYMSSLLYITLYHYFVTMNATRQYISVIFLFISIYYFINKKKRFLLYFTLALSFHQVSIIGVLYFILYKIKWNTKRYIWLGISTILSGVFFSRFTIIFSKIFPDYNMYFNQNSAVNLASTGNGNKVILSLFLMIFILMGVYVVKKNVDKNDSYYRFLLACVLISLILDIMFNKNIMMIRVVLYFNIMYLFFIPLTISYFSCFIKEKYMFNIITSVGTLLITLIPFYYQLSNNMVNVLPYLFFWNF comes from the coding sequence ATGATAATATATACTTCACTTATAATTATTAATTTAATAAGTATTTTAATTTTTAAGTCTCTTGAAGCTAGAAAGGGTAAAGACTTCTCTTCGTATTACCTACTAGTTTTTTTTGTGACTACGTTTGTGATTAGTGGACTTAGAGCTCAAAGCGTTGGAACCGATACATATAACTATCAATCTATATTTCAAACAATAGGACTAATGGGAACCGAATATTATGATTTTTCAAAATTTCCTGGATACACACTCTATAACCTATTTATCTATAGAGTAAATAATAATCCACAAATAATAACGATATTTAATTCGCTCGTTATATCTTTAGGTATGTCAATATGTTTTAAAAGATTGTCAACAAATCCATATATGTCTAGCTTATTATATATAACTTTATATCATTATTTTGTGACAATGAATGCAACAAGACAATATATATCTGTAATATTTTTATTTATTTCAATATATTATTTTATTAATAAGAAAAAGAGATTTTTACTATACTTTACATTGGCTCTAAGTTTTCATCAAGTTTCAATCATAGGGGTATTATATTTTATTCTCTACAAAATAAAATGGAATACGAAAAGATATATTTGGTTAGGTATATCAACTATACTTTCAGGAGTTTTCTTTTCAAGATTTACTATTATTTTTTCAAAAATATTTCCAGACTACAATATGTATTTTAATCAAAATAGTGCGGTAAATTTAGCATCAACAGGTAATGGAAATAAGGTGATACTTTCTTTATTCTTAATGATATTTATTCTTATGGGAGTATACGTAGTGAAAAAAAATGTTGATAAAAATGATTCGTATTATAGATTTCTACTAGCGTGTGTACTAATTTCTTTAATTCTAGATATAATGTTTAATAAAAATATTATGATGATTAGGGTAGTTCTATATTTTAATATAATGTACTTGTTTTTTATACCTCTAACGATTTCCTATTTTTCTTGTTTTATAAAGGAAAAATATATGTTTAATATTATTACATCAGTCGGAACGCTGTTAATAACTTTAATTCCTTTTTATTATCAACTATCCAATAATATGGTTAATGTTTTACCTTATTTATTTTTTTGGAACTTTTAA
- a CDS encoding polysaccharide biosynthesis C-terminal domain-containing protein: MKKKLIHNIIYQGLYQLTLIILPIITIPIVSHALGAEGLGIYNYVSSIVSYFILFAGLGLANYGIREIAIVKDNKYKLSMKFWELEIFNIEIISIILLLYFIFLLFVGNKLFFLISSFSLLATLFDISWFYYGIEDFKSISIINFIIKILSFICILLFVKDINDLWLYFGIQSMSVFLSNLSLWIFMRNKILWIKPDLKRINRHFKPASRYFIGKISLTLYTNMNKTLLGLMVSSVAVGLYSNSLQLITIFVTLIGTLDTVLMPHMTKLFSDNNHSKMIDTMEKSLDLQFFLSIPLMFGIVLVNNKMIPWFFGSDFELLNVTVPILAPLVVIMPLGISIVRQYLIPKNKIKEFNISVIVAAIISILLNVILLPIIGMYGAIIATFVSECLVTIIRLYDLKKNTTFRFSFKKILIYITSSIVMYIVVYVITKDMNANIITTIIQGVFGMIIYFIVTMLFKENVFMKFMRTERK, from the coding sequence ATGAAAAAAAAACTAATACATAATATTATTTATCAAGGATTATATCAATTAACACTAATAATATTACCTATTATTACAATACCTATAGTTTCACACGCATTAGGAGCTGAAGGATTGGGTATATATAATTATGTGAGTTCTATAGTATCATATTTTATTCTATTTGCTGGGTTAGGTCTGGCTAATTATGGAATTAGAGAAATAGCAATTGTAAAAGATAATAAATATAAACTTTCAATGAAATTTTGGGAATTAGAGATATTTAACATTGAAATAATATCAATAATACTTTTATTATATTTTATCTTCTTATTATTTGTGGGGAACAAGTTATTCTTTTTAATATCTTCATTTAGTTTACTTGCTACACTATTTGATATATCTTGGTTTTATTATGGTATTGAGGATTTTAAGTCTATATCTATAATAAATTTTATTATAAAAATTTTATCTTTTATATGTATTCTTTTGTTTGTAAAAGATATTAATGATTTGTGGCTGTATTTTGGAATTCAGAGTATGAGTGTTTTTTTATCTAACCTTTCTCTATGGATATTTATGAGAAATAAAATCTTATGGATCAAACCAGATTTAAAAAGAATTAATAGGCATTTTAAACCAGCAAGTAGGTATTTTATAGGGAAAATTTCTTTAACTCTATATACTAATATGAACAAAACACTTTTAGGATTAATGGTATCTAGTGTAGCTGTGGGTCTGTACTCTAATTCATTACAGTTAATTACAATATTTGTAACATTAATTGGTACATTAGATACAGTTCTTATGCCACATATGACAAAATTATTCTCTGACAACAATCACAGTAAAATGATTGATACTATGGAGAAATCTCTGGACTTACAGTTTTTTCTTAGTATCCCATTAATGTTTGGGATAGTTCTAGTTAATAATAAAATGATTCCTTGGTTTTTTGGGAGTGACTTTGAATTATTGAATGTAACAGTACCAATTCTTGCTCCGTTAGTTGTAATAATGCCATTAGGTATATCTATAGTAAGACAGTATTTGATTCCAAAAAATAAGATAAAAGAATTCAATATTTCAGTTATTGTAGCAGCAATAATATCAATACTTTTAAACGTTATATTACTTCCTATTATTGGAATGTATGGAGCTATCATAGCAACATTTGTATCCGAATGTTTAGTAACGATTATAAGGTTATATGATTTAAAAAAGAATACTACTTTTAGATTCAGCTTTAAAAAGATATTAATCTATATTACATCCTCTATAGTAATGTATATTGTAGTTTATGTAATTACTAAAGATATGAATGCTAATATTATAACCACAATAATTCAAGGTGTTTTTGGTATGATAATTTATTTTATAGTAACTATGTTGTTTAAAGAAAATGTGTTTATGAAATTTATGAGAACTGAAAGAAAGTAA